The following proteins are encoded in a genomic region of Danio rerio strain Tuebingen ecotype United States chromosome 16, GRCz12tu, whole genome shotgun sequence:
- the scap gene encoding sterol regulatory element-binding protein cleavage-activating protein isoform X2, which translates to MTVRERLRQNISAAFYRHGLLCASYPVPIILFTSASILTCCYPLLKLPLPGTGPVEFTTGVRDYSIPSHESQGDLSERPDWYRGPPVAYIQQVLVKAAVSPWGNSLVPVDVFRSPLGRVFSLLDEIRNHVYTDRSLEALCLQVTDLLPGLRRMQAVLPEHGCLLVSPGNYWQNRRDLFDADPDLLKTVHQHEPKGLHTSATLRDLLFGVPGKQTGVSLYSKKRVVTYTVTIALSSYDARFVGSLRARLKQLHPSANCTLREDHMVHVHFKEEIGIAELIPLVTTYIILFAYIYFSTRKIDMVRSKWGLALAAVVTVLSSLLMSVGLCTLFGLTPTLNGGEIFPYLVVVIGLENVLVLTKSVVSTPVDLEVKLRIAQGLSNESWSIMKNMATELCIILIGYFTFVPAIQEFCLFAVVGLVSDFFLQMFFFTTVLSIDIRRMELADLNRRLPAEAGMPPPKPGTLRPRETPPPPRPSPHTITLQTPAFRNLRLPKRLRVVYFLARTRLAQRIIMVGTVIWIGILVYTDPAGLRTFLAAQVSEQSPLGEAGLPPHLGVAPVFPGGHPTSTLSVLPAPEPTPLPENQSQGHRAARPGVAPVSSPQITWGSEDEELWRRLSFRHWPSLFSYYNITLAKRYISILPVIPVTLHLSPQEAIDTRHPQDTQHAPPPPPSIKTSDLQTDLTLYKVAALGLFAGVLLVLLLFCLYRVLCPRNYGQNGVPHGRRRRGDLPCDEYGYSPPISEISPLLLRGHSMDIECLASDGMLLASCCLAGQIRVWDAQTGDCLTVIPNKGLRRSSSNGCWEHRDGWDHISAFEVEGIATDFREPGGAMGGPDVDIFAIRRRTTPARPALFGDQPDLTPLIDTNFGALPPSQALSGSGFDFGSLVEKAYQEHEPSPVLVFPPSPPASQQRRRSLGDQPVLPPELPPQSSADWDSSVWAMELRGNLIATGRSTGKLELWDAVEGSLRCSNEDGVSGITALAFLNNRIVAARLNGSLDFFTVEINKPLGLLQYRGPPGRGSLPPSPCYSSEDVISCHLTRSVQCAHQKPITVLKAAAGRVVTGSQDHTVRVYRLEDSCCLFTLQGHSGGITAIYIDQTMVLASGGQDGAICVWDVLTGSRVSHVYGHRGDVTSLVCTTSCIISSGLDDLICIWDRSTGIKLYSIQQEVGCGASLGVISENLLVTGGQGCVSFWDLNYGDLLQTVYLGPSSEGQSVRQLLVLDNAAIICDFGSELSLVYVPSVLEKLD; encoded by the exons TATCGGGGACCTCCAGTGGCCTACATCCAGCAGGTGTTGGTCAAGGCAGCGGTTTCACCATGGGGCAACAGTTTGGTCCCTGTGGACGTGTTTCGCTCTCCTCTTGGTCGAGTTTTCAGCCTTTTGGATGAGATCAGAAACCACGTTTACACGGACAG AAGTTTGGAGGCGCTGTGTTTGCAGGTGACAGATTTGTTGCCAGGTTTGCGGCGCATGCAGGCGGTCCTTCCAGAGCACGGCTGTCTGCTGGTGTCCCCTGGCAACTATTGGCAGAACCGGCGTGACCTGTTTGATGCTGATCCAGACCTCCTGAAGACAGTCCACCAACATGAACCCAAAGGCCTTCATACCTCAGCCACTCTTAGAG ATTTACTCTTTGGCGTCCCAGGGAAGCAGACGGGTGTTAGCTTGTATAGCAAGAAGAGAGTGGTGACATACACCGTCACAATTGCACTAAGCTCCTATGATGCAAG GTTTGTAGGCAGTCTTCGAGCACGTCTGAAGCAGCTTCATCCATCAGCAAACTGTACTCTGCGTGAAGACCACATGGTGCACGTCCATTTTAAAGAAGAGATTGGCATCGCTGAGCTCATCCCTTTAGTCACAACCTACATCATCTTGTTTGCTTATATCTACTTCTCCACAC GAAAGATTGACATGGTGAGGTCAAAATGGGGTTTGGCGCTGGCTGCGGTGGTGACGGTCCTCAGCTCTCTACTCATGTCAGTGGGACTCTGCACCTTGTTTGGCCTCACACCTACACTGAACGGAGG GGAAATCTTCCCCTACCTTGTGGTGGTAATTGGTTTGGAGAATGTTCTAGTCCTCACCAAGTCTGTCGTGTCAACGCCTGTCGACCTTGAAGTCAAACTGCGTATCGCTCAAG GTCTGAGCAACGAGAGCTGGTCAATCATGAAGAATATGGCCACTGAGCTGTGCATCATCCTCATTGGATACTTCACATTTGTCCCAGCTATTCAG GAGTTCTGTCTGTTTGCTGTGGTGGGTCTGGTGTCCGATTTCTTCCTTCAGATGTTTTTCTTCACCACTGTGCTGTCTATTGACATCCGCCGCATGGAG TTGGCTGATCTCAACAGACGTCTGCCAGCAGAAGCAGGGATGCCTCCTCCTAAACCGGGCACTTTACGTCCCCGGGAGACGCCTCCACCACCTCGTCCCTCACCACACACCATCACTCTGCAGACTCCAGCGTTTCGCAACCTCCGCTTGCCCAAGAGGCTGAGGGTGGTGTATTTCTTAGCCCGCACTCGCCTGGCACAGCGGATTATTATG GTTGGCACTGTAATCTGGATTGGAATCTTGGTCTACACTGACCCTGCTGGTCTGAGGACTTTCCTTGCAGCCCAAGTATCCGAGCAGAGTCCTCTTGGAGAGGCAGGGCTTCCTCCTCACCTGGGTGTTGCTCCAGTATTTCCCGGCGGACACCCGACCAGCACACTGAGCGTCCTCCCTGCCCCTGAACCCACTCCTCTTCCCGAAAACCAGTCCCAGGGCCACCGAGCAGCCCGTCCAGGAGTCGCCCCCGTCTCAAGCCCTCAGATCACCTGGGGCTCCGAAGATGAGGAGCTGTGGAGGAGGCTTTCTTTCCGCCACTGGCCCTCACTCTTCAGCTATTACAACATCACTCTTGCAAAAAG GTACATCAGCATTCTTCCAGTCATCCCCGTGACGCTTCATCTGAGCCCACAGGAGGCCATAGACACTCGGCACCCGCAGGACACACAGCacgctcctcctcctcctcccagcATCAAGACTTCTGATCTGCAGACGGACCTCACACTCTACAA agtGGCAGCTCTTGGGCttttcgctggtgttttgctGGTGCTCTTACTCTTCTGTCTGTATCGTGTGCTCTGCCCTCGAAACTATGGGCAGAACGGTGTGCCCCATGGCCGTCGTCGTCGTGGAGACCTGCCCTGCGATGAGTACGGATATTCACCCCCCATCAGTGAAATTTCCCCTCTGCTGCTGAGAGGTCACAGTATG GACATTGAGTGTCTGGCCAGTGATGGCATGCTGCTGGCCAGCTGTTGCCTGGCAGGACAGATCCGTGTATGGGACGCACAGACTGGAGACTGTCTCACTGTTATACCCAACAAAGG CCTGCGCAGGAGCAGCAGCAACGGTTGTTGGGAGCACCGTGATGGCTGGGATCACATCAGTGCTTTTGAAGTAGAGGGAATAGCTACAGACTTTCGAGAACCAGGAGGAGCGATGGGAGGCCCAGATGTAGATATTTTCGCTATAAGGAGGAGGACCACCCCTGCTCGTCCTGCACTGTTTGGAGACCAACCAGACCTCACGCCTCTCATCGACACCAACTTCGGGGCGCTGCCTCCATCTCAGGCCCTGAGCGGCTCTGGCTTTGACTTTGGGAGTTTGGTGGAGAAAGCGTACCAGGAGCATGAGCCCTCTCCAGTGTTGGTCTTCCCTCCGTCTCCTCCAGCCTCACAGCAGAGACGCCGCAGCCTCGGGGATCAGCCGGTCCTGCCTCCTGAGCTCCCTCCACAGAGCAGTGCAGACTGGGACAGCTCAGTGTGGGCCATGGAGCTCAGGGGGAACCTCATTGCTACGGGCCGCAGCACTGGAAAATTGGAG CTGTGGGATGCAGTAGAGGGATCTTTACGGTGCAGTAATGAAGATGGAGTTTCTGGAATTACAGCCTTGGCTTTTCTTAACAACAG AATTGTTGCAGCCCGATTAAATGGCTCACTGGATTTTTTCACAGTGGAGATCAACAAGCCACTCGGGTTGCTGCAATATCGAG GACCACCAGGCCGAGGTAGTCTACCACCGTCCCCCTGTTACAGCAGCGAGGATGTAATCAGCTGTCATCTCACTCGCTCAGTACAGTGTGCCCATCAGAAACCCATCACTGTGCTGAAAGCTGCTGCTGGCAGAGTGGTCACCGGCAGCCAGGACCATACAGTCAGG GTGTATCGTTTGGAGGATTCTTGTTGCCTCTTCACCCTGCAGGGCCACTCAGGTGGTATAACCGCCATCTACATAGACCAG ACTATGGTTCTAGCCAGTGGAGGCCAAGATGGAGCCATCTGCGTGTGGGATGTCCTAACAGGCAGCCGGGTGAGCCACGTGTACGGTCATCGTGGTGATGTCACCTCACTGGTTTGCACAACATCCTGCATCATTAGCAGCGGTTTGGATGACCTCATTTGCATTTGGGACCGAAGCACAGGCATTAAGCTGTACTCAATACAACAG GAGGTGGGATGTGGGGCCAGTCTGGGGGTGATTTCTGAAAATCTGCTGGTGACCGGAGGACAAGGCTGCGTGTCATTTTGGGACCTGAACTATGGGGACCTGCTGCAGACGGTGTACCTGGGGCCGAGCAGTGAAGGTCAGAGCGTCCGGCAGCTCCTGGTTTTGGACAACGCCGCCATCATCTGTGACTTTGGTAGCGAGCTCAGTCTGGTCTATGTGCCCTCTGTTCTGGAGAAGCTGgactga
- the scap gene encoding sterol regulatory element-binding protein cleavage-activating protein isoform X1 gives MYQTTMSSTISYVAVPMSYDRIISLDARRCPRPGRTRRLDGHQLTPAPRMTVRERLRQNISAAFYRHGLLCASYPVPIILFTSASILTCCYPLLKLPLPGTGPVEFTTGVRDYSIPSHESQGDLSERPDWYRGPPVAYIQQVLVKAAVSPWGNSLVPVDVFRSPLGRVFSLLDEIRNHVYTDRSLEALCLQVTDLLPGLRRMQAVLPEHGCLLVSPGNYWQNRRDLFDADPDLLKTVHQHEPKGLHTSATLRDLLFGVPGKQTGVSLYSKKRVVTYTVTIALSSYDARFVGSLRARLKQLHPSANCTLREDHMVHVHFKEEIGIAELIPLVTTYIILFAYIYFSTRKIDMVRSKWGLALAAVVTVLSSLLMSVGLCTLFGLTPTLNGGEIFPYLVVVIGLENVLVLTKSVVSTPVDLEVKLRIAQGLSNESWSIMKNMATELCIILIGYFTFVPAIQEFCLFAVVGLVSDFFLQMFFFTTVLSIDIRRMELADLNRRLPAEAGMPPPKPGTLRPRETPPPPRPSPHTITLQTPAFRNLRLPKRLRVVYFLARTRLAQRIIMVGTVIWIGILVYTDPAGLRTFLAAQVSEQSPLGEAGLPPHLGVAPVFPGGHPTSTLSVLPAPEPTPLPENQSQGHRAARPGVAPVSSPQITWGSEDEELWRRLSFRHWPSLFSYYNITLAKRYISILPVIPVTLHLSPQEAIDTRHPQDTQHAPPPPPSIKTSDLQTDLTLYKVAALGLFAGVLLVLLLFCLYRVLCPRNYGQNGVPHGRRRRGDLPCDEYGYSPPISEISPLLLRGHSMDIECLASDGMLLASCCLAGQIRVWDAQTGDCLTVIPNKGLRRSSSNGCWEHRDGWDHISAFEVEGIATDFREPGGAMGGPDVDIFAIRRRTTPARPALFGDQPDLTPLIDTNFGALPPSQALSGSGFDFGSLVEKAYQEHEPSPVLVFPPSPPASQQRRRSLGDQPVLPPELPPQSSADWDSSVWAMELRGNLIATGRSTGKLELWDAVEGSLRCSNEDGVSGITALAFLNNRIVAARLNGSLDFFTVEINKPLGLLQYRGPPGRGSLPPSPCYSSEDVISCHLTRSVQCAHQKPITVLKAAAGRVVTGSQDHTVRVYRLEDSCCLFTLQGHSGGITAIYIDQTMVLASGGQDGAICVWDVLTGSRVSHVYGHRGDVTSLVCTTSCIISSGLDDLICIWDRSTGIKLYSIQQEVGCGASLGVISENLLVTGGQGCVSFWDLNYGDLLQTVYLGPSSEGQSVRQLLVLDNAAIICDFGSELSLVYVPSVLEKLD, from the exons TATCGGGGACCTCCAGTGGCCTACATCCAGCAGGTGTTGGTCAAGGCAGCGGTTTCACCATGGGGCAACAGTTTGGTCCCTGTGGACGTGTTTCGCTCTCCTCTTGGTCGAGTTTTCAGCCTTTTGGATGAGATCAGAAACCACGTTTACACGGACAG AAGTTTGGAGGCGCTGTGTTTGCAGGTGACAGATTTGTTGCCAGGTTTGCGGCGCATGCAGGCGGTCCTTCCAGAGCACGGCTGTCTGCTGGTGTCCCCTGGCAACTATTGGCAGAACCGGCGTGACCTGTTTGATGCTGATCCAGACCTCCTGAAGACAGTCCACCAACATGAACCCAAAGGCCTTCATACCTCAGCCACTCTTAGAG ATTTACTCTTTGGCGTCCCAGGGAAGCAGACGGGTGTTAGCTTGTATAGCAAGAAGAGAGTGGTGACATACACCGTCACAATTGCACTAAGCTCCTATGATGCAAG GTTTGTAGGCAGTCTTCGAGCACGTCTGAAGCAGCTTCATCCATCAGCAAACTGTACTCTGCGTGAAGACCACATGGTGCACGTCCATTTTAAAGAAGAGATTGGCATCGCTGAGCTCATCCCTTTAGTCACAACCTACATCATCTTGTTTGCTTATATCTACTTCTCCACAC GAAAGATTGACATGGTGAGGTCAAAATGGGGTTTGGCGCTGGCTGCGGTGGTGACGGTCCTCAGCTCTCTACTCATGTCAGTGGGACTCTGCACCTTGTTTGGCCTCACACCTACACTGAACGGAGG GGAAATCTTCCCCTACCTTGTGGTGGTAATTGGTTTGGAGAATGTTCTAGTCCTCACCAAGTCTGTCGTGTCAACGCCTGTCGACCTTGAAGTCAAACTGCGTATCGCTCAAG GTCTGAGCAACGAGAGCTGGTCAATCATGAAGAATATGGCCACTGAGCTGTGCATCATCCTCATTGGATACTTCACATTTGTCCCAGCTATTCAG GAGTTCTGTCTGTTTGCTGTGGTGGGTCTGGTGTCCGATTTCTTCCTTCAGATGTTTTTCTTCACCACTGTGCTGTCTATTGACATCCGCCGCATGGAG TTGGCTGATCTCAACAGACGTCTGCCAGCAGAAGCAGGGATGCCTCCTCCTAAACCGGGCACTTTACGTCCCCGGGAGACGCCTCCACCACCTCGTCCCTCACCACACACCATCACTCTGCAGACTCCAGCGTTTCGCAACCTCCGCTTGCCCAAGAGGCTGAGGGTGGTGTATTTCTTAGCCCGCACTCGCCTGGCACAGCGGATTATTATG GTTGGCACTGTAATCTGGATTGGAATCTTGGTCTACACTGACCCTGCTGGTCTGAGGACTTTCCTTGCAGCCCAAGTATCCGAGCAGAGTCCTCTTGGAGAGGCAGGGCTTCCTCCTCACCTGGGTGTTGCTCCAGTATTTCCCGGCGGACACCCGACCAGCACACTGAGCGTCCTCCCTGCCCCTGAACCCACTCCTCTTCCCGAAAACCAGTCCCAGGGCCACCGAGCAGCCCGTCCAGGAGTCGCCCCCGTCTCAAGCCCTCAGATCACCTGGGGCTCCGAAGATGAGGAGCTGTGGAGGAGGCTTTCTTTCCGCCACTGGCCCTCACTCTTCAGCTATTACAACATCACTCTTGCAAAAAG GTACATCAGCATTCTTCCAGTCATCCCCGTGACGCTTCATCTGAGCCCACAGGAGGCCATAGACACTCGGCACCCGCAGGACACACAGCacgctcctcctcctcctcccagcATCAAGACTTCTGATCTGCAGACGGACCTCACACTCTACAA agtGGCAGCTCTTGGGCttttcgctggtgttttgctGGTGCTCTTACTCTTCTGTCTGTATCGTGTGCTCTGCCCTCGAAACTATGGGCAGAACGGTGTGCCCCATGGCCGTCGTCGTCGTGGAGACCTGCCCTGCGATGAGTACGGATATTCACCCCCCATCAGTGAAATTTCCCCTCTGCTGCTGAGAGGTCACAGTATG GACATTGAGTGTCTGGCCAGTGATGGCATGCTGCTGGCCAGCTGTTGCCTGGCAGGACAGATCCGTGTATGGGACGCACAGACTGGAGACTGTCTCACTGTTATACCCAACAAAGG CCTGCGCAGGAGCAGCAGCAACGGTTGTTGGGAGCACCGTGATGGCTGGGATCACATCAGTGCTTTTGAAGTAGAGGGAATAGCTACAGACTTTCGAGAACCAGGAGGAGCGATGGGAGGCCCAGATGTAGATATTTTCGCTATAAGGAGGAGGACCACCCCTGCTCGTCCTGCACTGTTTGGAGACCAACCAGACCTCACGCCTCTCATCGACACCAACTTCGGGGCGCTGCCTCCATCTCAGGCCCTGAGCGGCTCTGGCTTTGACTTTGGGAGTTTGGTGGAGAAAGCGTACCAGGAGCATGAGCCCTCTCCAGTGTTGGTCTTCCCTCCGTCTCCTCCAGCCTCACAGCAGAGACGCCGCAGCCTCGGGGATCAGCCGGTCCTGCCTCCTGAGCTCCCTCCACAGAGCAGTGCAGACTGGGACAGCTCAGTGTGGGCCATGGAGCTCAGGGGGAACCTCATTGCTACGGGCCGCAGCACTGGAAAATTGGAG CTGTGGGATGCAGTAGAGGGATCTTTACGGTGCAGTAATGAAGATGGAGTTTCTGGAATTACAGCCTTGGCTTTTCTTAACAACAG AATTGTTGCAGCCCGATTAAATGGCTCACTGGATTTTTTCACAGTGGAGATCAACAAGCCACTCGGGTTGCTGCAATATCGAG GACCACCAGGCCGAGGTAGTCTACCACCGTCCCCCTGTTACAGCAGCGAGGATGTAATCAGCTGTCATCTCACTCGCTCAGTACAGTGTGCCCATCAGAAACCCATCACTGTGCTGAAAGCTGCTGCTGGCAGAGTGGTCACCGGCAGCCAGGACCATACAGTCAGG GTGTATCGTTTGGAGGATTCTTGTTGCCTCTTCACCCTGCAGGGCCACTCAGGTGGTATAACCGCCATCTACATAGACCAG ACTATGGTTCTAGCCAGTGGAGGCCAAGATGGAGCCATCTGCGTGTGGGATGTCCTAACAGGCAGCCGGGTGAGCCACGTGTACGGTCATCGTGGTGATGTCACCTCACTGGTTTGCACAACATCCTGCATCATTAGCAGCGGTTTGGATGACCTCATTTGCATTTGGGACCGAAGCACAGGCATTAAGCTGTACTCAATACAACAG GAGGTGGGATGTGGGGCCAGTCTGGGGGTGATTTCTGAAAATCTGCTGGTGACCGGAGGACAAGGCTGCGTGTCATTTTGGGACCTGAACTATGGGGACCTGCTGCAGACGGTGTACCTGGGGCCGAGCAGTGAAGGTCAGAGCGTCCGGCAGCTCCTGGTTTTGGACAACGCCGCCATCATCTGTGACTTTGGTAGCGAGCTCAGTCTGGTCTATGTGCCCTCTGTTCTGGAGAAGCTGgactga